A DNA window from Theobroma cacao cultivar B97-61/B2 chromosome 5, Criollo_cocoa_genome_V2, whole genome shotgun sequence contains the following coding sequences:
- the LOC18599132 gene encoding protein trichome birefringence yields the protein MADTAKYMPINGGTTLVTDFRSLFSIIKTRRTVAFFMFAFVGFTVFLAFSPSSNSSAPWFTNIFSTSSTTSATTSADSYRSQFSSVFDYFFSNTSSSPQQQQGLNFTSYPNNTRSNSTLSQLANPREELPFDKNTTKTQSLNTNKEVASSKNTTFQSPKTNKNNTQSLVLHANQTTLSPPPVYKNPPSTSSQTEKKENSDKAQVLKANQTTIVTEKAPVAANQSTNSPAKSDSVNKVSSGKGEKSVAQKGVVSNYTASLTKKQGNGKNQGNGSGSRLPAKQGIENLIESLMNCDLFDGEWVKDNSYPLYKPGSCSFIDGQFSCVPNGRPDRDFQKLKWKPKGCTLPRLNGGHMLELLRGKRLVFVGDSLNRNMWESLVCILRGAAKNPKNVFEAHGRHYFRGEASYSFIFKDYNCTLEFFVSPFLVREWEMPDKNGTKKETLRLDLVGKSSDQYKSADILIFNTGHWWTHEKTSKGKDYYQEGSHVYNELNVLEAFRRALTTWARWVDARVNPMKSMVFFRGYSASHFSGGQWNSGGACDSETEPIRNETYLTPYPSKMLVLESVLKGMKTHVTYLNITRLTDFRKDGHPSIYRKHQKQQMSEEERIAPLKYQDCSHWCLPGVPDSWNELLYAELLVKENKMRQHQRRAR from the exons ATGGCAGATACTGCAAAGTACATGCCTATCAATGGAGGAACAACTCTCGTTACAGACTTCAGGAGTCTGTTTTCAATCATCAAGACAAGGAGGACAGTGGCTTTCTTCATGTTTGCCTTTGTTGGTTTCACTGTGTTTTTAGCTTTTAGCCCTTCTTCGAACTCTTCTGCTCCTTGGTTCACCAACATCTTTTCAACAAGCTCCACCACTTCTGCTACTACGTCTGCCGATTCTTATAGATCTCAATTCTCTTCCGTTTTCGATTACTTCTTTTCCAACACTTCTTCTTCTCCGCAACAACAACAAGGCCTTAACTTCACTTCTTATCCTAATAATACCAGATCTAATAGCACTTTATCTCAATTAGCCAACCCAAGAGAGGAGCTACCTTTTGACAAAAACACCACCAAAACCCAATCTTTGAACACAAATAAAGAAGTAGCCAGTTCTAAAAACACCACTTTCCAATCCcccaaaacaaataaaaacaacacCCAAAGTTTGGTTTTGCATGCAAATCAGACCACACTTTCTCCTCCCCCTGTGTATAAAAATCCACCTAGTACGAGCAGCCAGActgaaaagaaagagaattcTGATAAAGCTCAAGTTTTGAAGGCTAATCAGACTACAATTGTCACTGAAAAAGCTCCGGTGGCAGCTAATCAGAGCACAAATTCTCCAGCCAAATCTGATTCTGTCAACAAGGTAAGTTCTGGGAAGGGAGAGAAAAGTGTAGCACAAAAAGGAGTGGTATCAAACTACACAGCTTCCCTGACGAAGAAACAGGGGAATGGGAAAAACCAGGGCAATGGGAGTGGTTCAAGGCTGCCAGCTAAACAGGGGATTGAGAATTTGATTGAGTCGTTGATGAATTGTGATTTGTTTGATGGAGAATGGGTGAAGGATAATTCCTATCCCCTTTATAAACCAGGGTCTTGTTCGTTTATTGATGGGCAATTTAGTTGTGTTCCCAATGGAAGGCCTGATAGAGATTTTCAGAAATTGAAATGGAAGCCTAAAGGCTGCACTTTGCCAAg ATTGAATGGCGGTCACATGTTGGAGCTATTGAGGGGAAAGCGGCTTGTTTTTGTGGGCGACTCTTTGAATAGGAATATGTGGGAATCTCTGGTTTGCATCCTGAGAGGTGCTgcaaaaaatccaaaaaatgtttttgaagcCCATGGAAGACATTATTTTCGAGGGGAAGCTTCATACTCTTTCATATTCAAA GATTATAACTGCACTTTAGAGTTCTTCGTATCTCCTTTCCTGGTCCGAGAGTGGGAAATGCCAGACAAAAATGGAACGAAGAAGGAGACACTTCGGCTTGATCTTGTTGGAAAATCATCTGATCAATATAAATCGGCAGATATCCTCATCTTCAACACGGGGCATTGGTGGACTCATGAGAAAACTTCCAAAGG GAAAGATTATTACCAAGAAGGCAGCCATGTTTACAACGAATTGAATGTTCTTGAGGCCTTTCGGAGAGCATTGACAACATGGGCTAGATGGGTTGATGCCAGAGTAAATCCTATGAAGTCTATGGTGTTCTTCAGAGGTTATTCTGCTTCACATTTCAG CGGCGGGCAGTGGAATTCTGGAGGAGCATGTGATAGTGAAACTGAGCCGATCAGGAATGAGACGTATCTAACGCCATATCCATCAAAGATGTTGGTCTTGGAGTCAGTGCTGAAGGGGATGAAAACACATGTCACCTACCTTAATATTACCAGATTGACTGATTTCCGAAAGGATGGTCACCCATCAATCTACCGGAAGCACCAGAAGCAACAAATGTCAGAGGAGGAAAGAATAGCTCCTCTAAAATACCAGGACTGCAGCCATTGGTGCCTTCCTGGTGTGCCGGATTCGTGGAACGAGCTTCTGTACGCTGAGCTCcttgtaaaagaaaataagatgCGGCAACATCAAAGGAGAGCtaggtaa
- the LOC18599131 gene encoding homeobox-leucine zipper protein HOX11 has product MELALSLGDPSKPFSFLDKAPKLSSKDLGFCMGLGNGFRSQEKGDAFEGESRGEATRDGHDKRVSSDPPLQLDLLPFSPVPRSQPPSQLRFPWLTDNQTGSSEGQGRGLDVNRLPVVAVMDEAEDGAALSSPNSAVSSFQMDFGIRNGSGRGKRDLEVENERASSRASDDDENGSTRKKLRLSKEQSAFLEESFKEHNTLNPKQKLALAKQLNLRPRQVEVWFQNRRARTKLKQTEVDCEYLKRCCETLTEENRRLQKELQELRALKTSQPFYMQLPATTLTMCPSCERVATTSTTANSTAAAATTTNVSAAAAAAGSNSDAKTGVLPLTKTRGYPFSPLPTHVTQSQPQPQAHQAAS; this is encoded by the exons ATGGAGTTAGCTTTGAGCTTGGGTGATCCCTCAAAGCCGTTTTCATTTCTTGACAAAGCCCCAAAGTTATCAAGCAAAGATCTAGGGTTTTGCATGGGGCTCGGAAATGGGTTCAGATCACAAGAGAAAGGGGATGCTTTTGAAGGTGAAAGTAGAGGAGAAGCTACTAGAGATGGACATGACAAAAGGGTGTCTTCGGATCCACCTCTTCAGCTTgatcttcttcctttctcccCAGTTCCTCGTAGCCAACCTCCTTCTCAGCTTCGCTTTCCTTGGCTCACTGATAATC AAACGGGTTCATCAGAAGGACAGGGAAGAGGGTTAGATGTGAACCGGTTACCGGTGGTGGCGGTGATGGATGAAGCTGAGGATGGGGCGGCGTTGTCTTCTCCCAACAGCGCGGTGTCTTCTTTTCAGATGGACTTCGGGATTAGAAACGGAAGCGGTCGAGGCAAGAGAGACCTGGAAGTTGAAAACGAAAGAGCTAGCTCAAGAGCCAGCGATGATGATGAGAACGGTTCAACTCGGAAGAAACTCAGGCTCTCTAAAGAACAATCCGCTTTTCTTGAAGAAAGTTTCAAAGAACACAACACTCTCAATCCT AAGCAAAAACTTGCCttggccaagcaattaaatCTTCGTCCTCGCCAAGTGGAAGTTTGGTTTCAGAATAGAAGAGCAAG GACAAAGCTGAAGCAGACGGAGGTAGATTGTGAGTATTTAAAGAGATGCTGTGAGACGCTGACAGAAGAAAATAGGAGGTTGCAAAAGGAACTGCAAGAATTAAGAGCCTTGAAAACTTCTCAACCATTTTACATGCAGCTGCCTGCCACCACTCTCACTATGTGTCCTTCATGTGAGCGTGTCGCTACCACTTCCACCACCGCTAATTCCACCGCTGCTGCTGCCACCACCACCAACGTCTCCGCCGCTGCCGCCGCCGCTGGCAGCAATTCCGATGCCAAGACTGGTGTCTTACCACTGACTAAGACTAGAGGATACCCTTTTTCTCCTCTACCAACACATGTGACCCAAAGCCAGCCCCAGCCCCAAGCCCACCAGGCTGCTTCCTGA